Sequence from the Gracilinanus agilis isolate LMUSP501 chromosome 6, AgileGrace, whole genome shotgun sequence genome:
AAAGGGGACTAGGGGGACAGGCTTCCCAAAGGCAGCCCCTCAGTGCCTCCCCCAGCTCTCAAATCCAAGGCCGGGAGAGGAAGAATCCAAAAAGCAATATTTCTCATCACATGCCAAAAACTGGGAATGGAGAGGGAGGGGCAGGCCTTGGTCTTAGCCACTCTAGCTTCCTTGGGGATTACCTTCAGCCCAAATCTCCTGGGCAGCCGGGGATGCCTGGGTCCTGGCCTCTGTAAGGGGGAGCCACCTCTCTCCTGGCAGAggcccttttattttttattctgattaGCCATTTTAAACCaacaaggaataaaaagaaatcctGATCTAATTTGCTCCCCTGGATTggtgttcttttcttccctcagAGCAGGTTACATTTTTTTAACTGGCTGGCTGGGGAGGCCAGGCTCCAAGAGACCTAGGCTGGTTCAGGCGAACCTGGGTCTAGAGCGATTCACACTTCTCTCAATCTGTTTTTTTATAAAAGATTCTAGGGGAGGAAATGGCTTCTTAACTAGGTGGTTGACCTCCAGGAGTTGGAAGAGTCAGTGAGAGCTTGGGCAGTCCATAAACCACTGCCTGAATATGGGAAGGTCCTCTGgggattgggggggaggggagttctTGCCCCTGGAAAGGAGGTGGCCGCAGGGCTCAGTGCCCACTAAGGGCAGGGGCACCTCTGCAGGCCCATCACTACTCTTATTCAGTTATTGCTAGTGGGGCCAAGTGCCACCTGCTGGCCCTGGCTTGGAACTGCAGCTGCCCTCGGTGACACCCTGAGCTGAAGGAAGGGTCCTAGAGTTCACTCACTCCCTTTCTTAGCCTGACTTAGTCTTCTGGCTGCACTGCCAAAACAGGCTTAACTAGAAAATTGGGGCAGAGGGAAGGGGAGCACCTACCTTTGCCTGCTGGAGGCTCCCCTCAAAAGCTCTAATCCAGAAAGGAATCCTGGTTAGACCCGATACTAGTCCTGTTCCCAACTCCAATCTTTTGGAGTCTGTAGTTGACCGAAGCTGCTCTAGCAATGAACTCGGATGGATGGAACAGGAATGGCTCTTCGCTAGCCCTGAGCCCCAGAATAAGATCATTTCTGAATTGTCGAAGATTCCTAGCCTGAAACTGGACAGCTGGGGTGACATTGGACAACCTTTGAGtcttttctcagctataaaaattggGGTCGTGCTGAGAACGCTGTAAACCTTCAGTATCGGGGGCCTGCGCTCATCATTTAACCTTGTCTTCGTGGCCTCGGCAAGATGCTATTACTGCCGGCAAGACCTTGCCCTCGGTTTCCCATCAGacagtggaagagtggtaggtaGCAATGTTGAGGCCAGTTATCCCTCCCTGTATCTCATTGGGGGAGGCACTCCAACATCTCTGAACCTTTTCTTCAGGAAGCTGACCCAGTATTGGTCTCTAGTCTCAACTGAGCCTGCTCTGCCTGCTCCCCTGATGAAAAGAAACATGGCAACAGGAGGGCCAGCTCTAGCATAAGGGCAGCACCTTCGGCCCTGTCCCTCTGGTTCCCAACACTCGAGTGCCACAACTCAGCCAGTTTGGtacaatgttaatttttaaaaaagaaaccaaacccTAATAAACCAATCCAAACCTTAAAGTAGACAACTGTACAAAAGACATGGAGAGAAGGCTCCTTGGGAAGGGAAAAGCAGCTCCACTGGAGAACCAATTGGGCTGTGCCTTCCACAGGCACAGCCCTTCCCACCCCTAATGAATCCACCTCGTTCGCCCCCAGCCAGGGCTAGCCCGGCCTGCATTCTCCCCCAACCACAGGGGAATGCACCAAGGGCAGTGTGTCCTCTAGCCTCCAAGGCCGCTCCTGTTGGCAAGTTCAGTGTAGGAGAAAAGAGCTCCCCCGGCCTGTCGTCCAGTGGTCTTGTTAACGGAGGCTACTGCTGCTGCTGGCCTGGGAGCTGCCCATACCGGGGTGCTCTGGACTGTGTCGGTTCTGGGgaaaaaacagaagtaaatatAGGGAAGCCGTCTCGATTCCAGGGAGCTCACCACAGGTGGTAAACTACAACCTGTCTTGTCCCACCTTAAAGGACAAGTAGGCAAAAGGCTAAATTGAGGCAGCTTGGTAGAGTGGAATAAGGCCTGGCCTGGGAATCAGGAAAGCTGGGTTTGTGTCTCCCTCCGTCTGGCCACTCACTAGCTCCTGTACCCTGTGGCCTTACTTCTCTTCTAAGCCTCACTTCACCTCACAAGCACACAGGGtgggcctactatgtgcaaggcactctgCTAGATGGAGGAGATACAAACGCAGAAAGGACATATTCCCTGCCCTCGAGAGGAGCTTCCACTCTACTGGAATGGGAATCAATATGACATCATTTGAAGAGGAAGGCAGGCACTAACCGCTCTGATGAGGAAATGCTTCCTGTGGAAGGTGGCATCttaagttgagccttgaaggaagctacgGATCCTCAAAGTCGGAGGCGGGAGGGAGCCAATTCTAGGCATGGCACCACGGATTTAGGAAATGAAATGCTGAGTTTGGGGAACAGTGAGCAGGCCAATTAGACTAAAAAGTAGAGTGTGTGTGAAGGGGAGCAATCGGAAATAAATCTGCAGAAGGTAGGCTGGAGCCCGACTGCCGAGGCCTATTCGTACCCCAGAGAGCCACAGAAGGTTCTGATTAAGGAATCAGGCGAACAATATGGAACTACCTGGGCATTCAAACTAAGGCAGCAGTTGTGGAAGATGATGAAAAGAGGGGAGGAGCTAGAAGCCAGGAGACCAATAAAGCTGTTTCTGCCATTCAGAAAAGAGACGATGGGGACCTGGACTTGGTTGTATgagcagagagagaagggatgaaACTGATAAGATCTGACAACTGACTGGATGTGAGGGGGGAGAAGACAGAACCCCGAACGACGACAGACAGGAGTGGCTAGCAGAATGGTGATGCCAGTGACAGAAACAGCAGTTTGTGCGAGGAGAGATGGttttagggagaaagagaatgaattcctTTTCAGAGACGCCGAGTCTGAGAAGCCGAGGGGACATCCGAGTCCTGATGTCCAGCAGGCAGCTACTGAGGCTCAGGAGAGATCTGGGAGTTGCCTCTCTAGGGACACTCACTGAACCTATggcagctgatgagatcactgaggAAGGAGGTATAAAGAGAGAGGAGGTCCCAGGACAAGGGCTCAGGAGCTGGAGGGCAGGGCCTGCACGGTCCAGCCAAGGAGGCTGAGAAGGACTAGCCAGGCagcaggaggagaaccaggagaaagcagGACCCATGGAGCAAAGAAGGAGAGGCTGACAGCCTAGAAAGGAGCAGCTTTAACTGGGTGCCGGGTCAGAAGGCAGGTTACAACGTTCTGGGGATTGGGAGAAAGAGTGGAACCAACCAGTGATGACAGCCTTTTCTGGGAGTGTGGATATGAAGGGAAGAGCCAGTCAAGTAAAGGTTGTCTGAGGATGAGAGAGCCCTGGGCCTATTTCTGAGCAATCAAGGAACAGCCAGGAGAcaaggagagactgaagatgaggaaggaatgaAGCTCCCAGGAGAGATTGGGAGGGCTCAGGGCACAAGTAGGGGCAGCCttggcagagagaagagaaagagacacaatGCAGCAGGGCTttgaggtagcaaagaggaaACTCAGGACACACAGCCTTTGGGTTCTCAGTAAAGGGACATAAAGTCCTCTGCTGAGtgggtagggagggagggaggtctgCCCGGTGCTGCTGGGGGTCTCCTCACTGTAAAACAGGCACACCCAACAATGCTGGCAACACTCGGGTGCAGGAAGGCGCTCGCTGGCCCTTAAAGCCCTGCACGGCTGCGAGTGTCCTATGGTCCGCACCTGAGGGGAACAAGACACACGGGACCTCAGTAGGTTACAGGAAGAGACCGCTAGcctaccttcttcttcttcttttctttcttcttccttttccgcTCAggatcttcttcctttttctttttctttttcttgtgatCCGAATCGGATGGAGTTTCTATAGGAGACAGTATCACCTGTAGAGTTCCTACTGCTTATGAACTCAAAAGCCAACATGAAAACTGAGTCAAGGACAACTGGCTTGAAAGGGGGCCTCAGGCTCTCCCAGGGACTCAATGGCAAGTCCCCCCCAGGGCACCGGTTCTTCCTGGGACTCTGCAAGCAGGAGCTTTGTGTTAAGAGAATGGCCGGCGTGGTCTGGTGAAAAAAGCCCTAGACtcggaatcaggaaaacctgggttcaaattcccggctcagacacttcctagctgtgtggccttgggcaagccttttccctcctctgggcCTCACAGAGTTTCCTtggctgtaaaatggggattggaGCGCTTGTGCTAGCTAGCTACCTTCCAGGGATTCTGTGAGGGCGGTGTTCTGGAAACCTTTGAATGCTAGATGATGTGAGTGCCTACTGTTTTCAGACTGCTTGAGGGCAGTAAGAGTCAGATGCAGAAGAGAAGGCTTTCTGGCCTTCAGGACCAGCTTCTTACCTGGGGGGACAGGGTCCTGGGTGCGGCTCTGTTTGTGCTTGTGCTTATTCTTCTTCTTGGGGGGCTGGATGTGCATCAGGCGGCACTGTTCTGGCAGCTGGAAGAAGGGCGCAGAGGTGCGGTGAGTAGAGGTGGAGGCTGTGCCCTCCATGCCCAGCTCCCCTCCCCCAGGCCCCGGCCTCAGGACTCACCGGGCCCGCGTGTAGGCGGAAACCCGCCAACATGGTGCCAGTGATAGGGTTGAAAGAGCCCCCGAGGATGGGGGGCTTCTCTATGAGAGAGCGGAGGCCGCTGTTGTCATGGGAGCCAGGCAGGTCAATCATCCCAGGCAGGTCAGGCAGGAAATTGCTCAACTTCTCCTTCACCTTCTTCCCACAAAATTTATTATAGGCGTGCTCCAAGTTGTAGTGTGTGATCAGATTGGTACTCCCTGTGAGCTCTGTGCTTCCtgcagagaaaggggaagggagtgcCATTAAGGGCCCGTTGCTGGGCAGGAAGGATGGGAATCATAAGCCATCCAAGAAGAAAAGCAACCTAACTTAGCTTGCTCGCTTctttaagaaaaacataaaacGTGCAACTGGcccatttataaatgaagaatggAAACCACAAAGCAGCAGACTGAATGCTGCTCCATCAGTAACTCTTAGCTCTATGAACCAGCCTGAAGATCCCTTGGCCCTCTTTGTTCAATAAATAGGGTCAGATCAGGCAAACTCTTCTGTTCTAACTCTCAAATGATACCATTCCTAAATACGGCAGACATTTTAAAAAGTCCTAGAAATGCCTTCATATTCATAGAATGTCAAACCAGTTCCATGCTATGGCCCGGTTCCAATGAAAGCAGGAAGAAACAGGAACAggcagagagaagcagagagaaacaAACACAAGAGAAGAAACAAATGGCGAAGTGGGAGTTAGAGGGCCAGGTGCCAGATGGGAAAAAGATGGGAAGGCTGAGAGTGTCCAGAAGTTTGGGGTCTGCACACAGCATCTTTTGGGCTATGGACTTTAGTTATTAACACCTGAaattgccattccccaattaagcaTTTTGTTTAGCTTTTCACTGCCTCTAATTGGTAAGGCTCTATTCTTAAAGGACAACTCACTAAAGCAAACAATCTTTTCTGAAAAGTAGCCACACTAAACCGTGtttcctgattcttttttttaaccctgaccttctgtcttagaatcaatcctgtgtattggttctaaggtggaagagtggtaaa
This genomic interval carries:
- the MED19 gene encoding mediator of RNA polymerase II transcription subunit 19, whose amino-acid sequence is MENFTALFGTQTEPPPPPPATLGFGPGKPPPPPPPPPGGGPGTVPPPAAAPAAPGADKAAAGCGPFYLMRELPGSTELTGSTNLITHYNLEHAYNKFCGKKVKEKLSNFLPDLPGMIDLPGSHDNSGLRSLIEKPPILGGSFNPITGTMLAGFRLHAGPLPEQCRLMHIQPPKKKNKHKHKQSRTQDPVPPETPSDSDHKKKKKKKEEDPERKRKKKEKKKKKNRHSPEHPGMGSSQASSSSSLR